The Conger conger chromosome 11, fConCon1.1, whole genome shotgun sequence genome includes the window CGCCCTACTCATGTAGCCTATCATGTCTGCATTTTGAatgagggaggggtgagggggtcgGTGTTGGCCCACCAAGTCACTTGAATCCTAGAAAGTGGACCAGACAGAAAATGAATTGGGAACCCCtgatatagattattatctgtgttgttcatTAAATGCAGCctttcttcttcatttttatcaagggtgccaataattctgtataTCGCTCAAACCCATATAAAAAGACCCTTTGAGCTTTTTAAGATCACACAGAAAGCAAAAGATTCTCATGAAATGTGTTCCGATATCAGACAGAAACATACAGGTCCCAAGTTATGACCTGAAACTGGAACATTCAGAGTGACATTAAAAGAAAGGGTACTATAAATGTATTCACAAAGAAGCTATGCAATTCCAAGAACTGGGGAGGGACCATCAGGCATGGAGAACCAGGAAAGGTTTTCTGGGGAGGGAATATCAGGCAAGGAGAACCAGGAAAGGTTTTTTCAGGAGGGAAAATCAGGCAAGGAGAACCAGGAAAGGTTTTCTGGGGAGGGAATATCAGGCATGGAGAACTAGGAAAGATTCTCTGGGGAGGGAATATCAGGCATGGAGAACCAGGAAAGGTTTTCTGGGGAGGGAATATCAGCCATGGGGAACTAGGAAAGGTTTTATGGGGAGGGAAAATCAGGCATGGGGAACTAGGAAAGGTTTTCTGGGGAGGGAATATCAGCCATGGGGAACTAGGAAAGGTTTCCTGGGGAAGAACTGGGGACAGGCATTAGACATCAACAGAGGCAAACATATGAGACATCACCCCGGCAACCAGTCAGATAGGGATGGCGTCAGACATCGATGGCGATGCCGTGTTTGGTGGAGATCATGTCTCTGGTGCCCGTTAGGTAcatgagcacagagcagaggtGGGGAAGGGTGGCAGTGATGGCCACATACAGCCAGTATGGCACAGGAGCAGTGTTCCCAAAGGGGCAGACCCAGAGGCCGTGCCTCACCCCGTCCCGCACGTGGTGAGAGGCCACCGAGATGAAGACCATCCAGGGCAGGAAGcaccaggagtccttcagccggCAGGCCCACATCAGCAGCCTCAGGGACAGGCAGAAGGCGGGTATTAgggtggagcaatgcaggggtggCCGGTGGGGCAGATTCAGAGCCGCCTGGTGGAAGTTGAAGAGGTAAGGGGTGTTTCAATTCATACACTAACAGACCCTCCTATTCATTCAAAAATGCGATGGGGTCCAGTATGCAATATCAACAATGTACCATTATATAGAGTCCAGTTAGTTTGTGAATGAGCAGCACGTTCCTCAAACAACCACAAAAGACAACCTTGGCTAAATGTAATGAGTCTCTTCTGTACTTGATTCAATACTCAATAATATGAAGTAGTCTTTCCACAACCAGATGTTTGTCAACCAGGTTTACTCATTTTTGTACTCGTGAAAGCATTTCTTAACTTTGGTCTTCCCATTTTGAATATCCCATCATATATGTAGCACCACCTGCAATATGTTAGGATTTGGGACAGCCTCCCATTTCAGCCTTGCAGTTCGTATAAGCGGTGGTTCCTTTCACTCAGCTAGCTGAGCGCATTAGAGGACCATACTTCCTGTTCAGCAATCGCAGGAGGGCTGCAGATCCCCAATCGACCAGAGAAGTTGGCTGGGAAACACTAAAGCCTCACTCCCTGGGCCATGCAACAGACATTTGTACATCGCCCTGGGCAGGGGTGTGCAACCCTGGTACCAGAGAGCCAGAGCCACAGCTGGTTTCTGTCTTCACCTTGGAATCAGGAACCAATCCAGACCCAAGCATGAAGGTGAAGCGAGTTACAGTAACTGTGCAAACAATGGCTCTAATTGATTCATTAAGTGCACAGCAACAATGAAAAGCAGCAGAGCCTGGGGCTCTCTGGGACCAGGGCTGCAGGCCCTTACCCTGGGGAAATGTGGCCACAGTCAGCACCATCACGGTCACCATGGGGGCATGTCACACCATCCGACATGCAACAACAGTACCACAGAAATTAAAACCCACATGCAACAGCTGGCTTTCCTCCTCAATTATGCATGGTTCATCATGCATATTAACTGGCTTCATGAACCATAATGAACCATTCATCCGTACTAATTTTCTGTTATAAGCttggttgtttaaaaaaaaaaattcaaaggatatttacagtgccctccaaaagtatttcAATGGTAGtgtcaaatgtgttattttagttattGAATTTGGgaaaaaagatgaatatgagacaaaagtacAGGCAATCagccctttcatttggtattcCATGGTGTTCCATGTTCATCATTCCCATTTCATGGAAACATGGAAATGGAGACACCTGAGCAACCGTTAACATGATTTTCAGCCATCTTTTAACTTCAGGGGAGACTCGACCAAAAAACTGCTTatatatgtacactcaccaagcactttattaggtatttattgttcatattttttcaacttctactgctgtagcctatccacttagagttactatgagttgtgtgttcagagatgctcttctgcataccactgttgtaatgtgtggttatttgccttactgtcaccttcctgtaagctttgaccagtctggccattctcctctgacgtctctcattaacaatgtgtttctgtctgcagaactgttgctcactggatttttctgtt containing:
- the tmem267 gene encoding transmembrane protein 267, whose translation is MAVTVNIAAEAEKAQALLQTFSTASVVASTGLGVFCFLVDRFLQLSFLQSQVWLRAGADSAVHGAIGLWSWAIVIGLRKKSDLWEVALAGLLATVIDLDHFYLAGSLSLKAALNLPHRPPLHCSTLIPAFCLSLRLLMWACRLKDSWCFLPWMVFISVASHHVRDGVRHGLWVCPFGNTAPVPYWLYVAITATLPHLCSVLMYLTGTRDMISTKHGIAIDV